GCGGATAAGGTTTTGCGGGATATTGGCCAGTTTGCGGCCCTCTTCGCCTTGCTGTGAATGTGTTGAAATGGCCGGAATGGTAGCAACGGATTTAATGCGACCCAAATCAGTTGCACGCCAGATACGTTGAAAAGCATCAAACACCATACGCGCATTTGCAGCGCCGCCTTTGACGCGGAATGACATCAGGTGCCCGTATCGGTTTTGGGGTGAACCATATTGCTCGTCGTATTCGGCATCAACGAGCAAGAGATGTTTCTTAGCGAGCGAATGAAGCTGGTGTTCTTCCAGTCCGAGATAGTCAACCCCCTCAATGTGTTTATGATCCTTCAGGAAGTTCGCCACTTTCATTGTGCTGCGGCTGGCAATATCCATGCGATGCCGGATGGTGCGGATATCATTCAGAGCCAGGATCGCATTCATGGGTGAAATGTTGGGACCATTGTCCCGGTTTGGTATCTGCTTGAGATAAGCGCAAAAGTCCGCCTTCATCTCAGGATTGTCAATATTGGTGGTGATGTTTTTGCGTGCGATGATAGCGCCGGCAATGCCAAACCCGCTTGTAAACAATGATTTGGTTACTGATTGCACAACGATATCTGCGCCAAGCTCAATTGGGCGCAGCAGCGCAGGGGTCGCCACAGTGCTGTCGAAGATTGCTGGAATGCCGTATTTATGCGCGAGCTCTACAATTTTCTTTATGTCGAAAAATGCCTGCGATGGGTTGCTGGGGAGTTCACCATAAAGGAAGCGGGTATTTTCGTCAATCTCTGATTCCCACTCAGCCATATCATTGCTATTAATGATACGCCTCCATTTAATATTTCTCTCTTTTTCCTTTCGCATGGCAAATTGCTGGAAAGTCCCACCATATACCTGGCAGGTCGCCACGAAGTTCATCGGGCTATTGGGGTGTTTTGGGTCCTCAACTAAAAACTGATCCACGGCGCTTTGTATGGCTGCCATTCCGGATGCGGTAGCTATGCAGGAAGTATCAACTCCAGCGCCATAACCTTCAAGTAGCGCCAACACGCCTTCGAGGTAATACATACTTGGGTTCGCAATCCGTGAATAACACCAGGTTGGTATTTGATAGCCAAGTGCAGCTTCCATCTCGTCTGAATCTCTATATGCCTGTGATGTAGACATATAAATTGGCTCAATAATGGAGCCCTGGTTAAAATCGAGTGCTTCCTGCATTGAGTAAATACCGTGCACAGCTATGGTGTCGAAACGACACTTTTTCATATTGGCAATATTTTCTGCATGCCATTGCGCAGCGCGTATAGCGGCTTGTTTGTAGAACTCTACCCCTTTGGATGTCATAAAATAGATGTTTTAGTTAATGATGTATTTGAAGGGATAAAAGTAGTAAAAACTTTGAAGTCCACTTCCGATAATAATCCTCCTTCAAAATAAGTTAGCTCTTTCAGCTTCCAGAAGTGAACTATTTTAATAATGAAATCTCTCCAACCAATTCAAGCCCGGCATTTCTACCTTTACCATCATATAATGTATTGCCTTTTCGATCCAGGAGCGTTACCATTAGCTCAGCATTAATACTTTCATGAATCACACGGTCCATTTCTCCAGCCATTGGCGCTTTAAGTTCACCGTCTGAACTGTGCTTCTCTCTGGTTTGACCTTTTACAATGATTGAAAATTCCTTTGATTGAATTTCAACTTCGACCCGACCTCCCTTGGTTTGCAGGTTCGTGATTCTCGCGCCAGTGTATGTTGCAAAAGAATAGAGCTTGCCCTTATGTAGAAAAAAGCCAAGAAACCCTGTAAATGCACTTCCGAGCCACGGAATGCGGGCAATCGAAAGCATAAATGATGTCTGGTCAGCCTCAAAATGGTTGGTTTGCATCCATATCCAAGCTTTTGGCATTGATGAGCCCCAGTCTTTTTCAATGTAACCTTTGCCACCGGTAAAATCAATTTTCGCCCCATTAATAATAAGGAATCCTTCTAAGCCATGATCCAGGCTTACAACCCCATGATAACATTCCATCAACGGCACATACCTATACCATCCCATAATTCCTGGTCGAGAGATCTTAACCGGATAACGTAATGAGTTTACAAAGGAAATTTCTCCATTAAAATCACTCACCCCATCATTAATCTGTAATGTGATTCCCGAATCAGTAAACCTGCTCCCTGAAACAATCGTATCAAAATCATTACGCGAATATGAAAATTGATCGGTTTTATACTTAAAATACCAGGTTTGGCCAGTCATACCATTGATTACCTGAATAAACGAATGACTATCGTTTTTGCCAAATGATACACCCGGTATAAAAGCCCAGGTATGATTGCTATCGGCACTCACAACCTTAAAATACCATCCCTCGAAGTAATTTTTATGCTTACCATTACCCTGAAACCAGGCTGGATGGAATATTTTAGATAGATTATACAAAGCCATAACTAAGGTTATTGGTCAAATGTCGGAAAGTCTTTTATAGAACCTACAAACGTTACAAAAATATTAAAGTTCACTTACTGCATGACAATCAAAGCCTTAAAGTTAAAACAATTAAGTCTTGAACCATGAATAGTCTAATTCATTGATTTTCTGTAATTTGTAAGGCAAAGGTATAAGTTAATTATTTGTTAAAATGATCACGACAAAAAAAAATCAAAATAATTCTAATTACAAAAAAATGGCACTGAGCATCTTGCAGTTTTATAAGAAAAATAATTGATGGGGCGACTTGCAGGGTAATTATATTTATGTACTTTTGCACCCGCTTAACCAAGCAACCGTTCTTTAAAACTTTAAGCAACTGATTCTGATAGCGATAGGGAC
Above is a window of Bacteroidales bacterium DNA encoding:
- a CDS encoding O-acetylhomoserine aminocarboxypropyltransferase/cysteine synthase; protein product: MTSKGVEFYKQAAIRAAQWHAENIANMKKCRFDTIAVHGIYSMQEALDFNQGSIIEPIYMSTSQAYRDSDEMEAALGYQIPTWCYSRIANPSMYYLEGVLALLEGYGAGVDTSCIATASGMAAIQSAVDQFLVEDPKHPNSPMNFVATCQVYGGTFQQFAMRKEKERNIKWRRIINSNDMAEWESEIDENTRFLYGELPSNPSQAFFDIKKIVELAHKYGIPAIFDSTVATPALLRPIELGADIVVQSVTKSLFTSGFGIAGAIIARKNITTNIDNPEMKADFCAYLKQIPNRDNGPNISPMNAILALNDIRTIRHRMDIASRSTMKVANFLKDHKHIEGVDYLGLEEHQLHSLAKKHLLLVDAEYDEQYGSPQNRYGHLMSFRVKGGAANARMVFDAFQRIWRATDLGRIKSVATIPAISTHSQQGEEGRKLANIPQNLIRLCVGLEHPDDIIADLDQSLSTIDGKKITMTFPEFSAGGASSAKIGM